In Rutidosis leptorrhynchoides isolate AG116_Rl617_1_P2 chromosome 2, CSIRO_AGI_Rlap_v1, whole genome shotgun sequence, one genomic interval encodes:
- the LOC139894425 gene encoding ADP-ribosylation factor-like protein 8a isoform X1 codes for MGIWEVFLNWLRSLFFKQEMELSLIGLQNAGKTSLVNVIATGGYSEDMIPTVGFNMRKVTKGNVTIKLWDLGGQPRFRSMWEKYCRAVSAIVYVVDAADNDNLSISKGELHDLLSKPALSGIPLLVLGNKIDIAGALSKQALMDQMDLKSITDREVCCFMISCKNSTNIDSVIDWLVKHSKSKS; via the exons ATGGGTATCTGGGAAGTTTTTCTCAATTGGCTGCGAAG CCTATTTTTCAAGCAAGAAATGGAGCTTTCTCTGATTGGACTCCAGAATGCTGGCAAAACTTCACTCGTTAATGTTATTGCT ACTGGTGGATACAGCGAAGACATGATCCCAACA GTAGGATTTAATATGCGTAAGGTAACTAAAGGGAATGTAACGATTAAGCTGTGGGATCTTGGAGGCCAACCCCGATTTCGCAGTATGTGGGAGAAATACTGTCGTGCAGTTTCTGCCATTGT TTATGTTGTGGATGCCGCAGATAATGATAATCTGAGCATCTCAAAGGGTGAACTTCATGATCTGCTCAGCAAACCAGCATTGAGTGGCATTCCTCTGCTCGTTTTGGGCAACAAAATTGATATTGCTGGTGCCCTCTCTAAGCAAGCTCTGATGGATCAGAT GGATTTGAAGTCTATCACAGATAGAGAAGTGTGTTGCTTTATGATATCGTGCAAGAACTCAACAAACATTGACTCGGTCATCGATTGGCTTGTGAAACATTCCAAGTCAAAAAGTTAA
- the LOC139894425 gene encoding ADP-ribosylation factor-like protein 8a isoform X2, translating to MELSLIGLQNAGKTSLVNVIATGGYSEDMIPTVGFNMRKVTKGNVTIKLWDLGGQPRFRSMWEKYCRAVSAIVYVVDAADNDNLSISKGELHDLLSKPALSGIPLLVLGNKIDIAGALSKQALMDQMDLKSITDREVCCFMISCKNSTNIDSVIDWLVKHSKSKS from the exons ATGGAGCTTTCTCTGATTGGACTCCAGAATGCTGGCAAAACTTCACTCGTTAATGTTATTGCT ACTGGTGGATACAGCGAAGACATGATCCCAACA GTAGGATTTAATATGCGTAAGGTAACTAAAGGGAATGTAACGATTAAGCTGTGGGATCTTGGAGGCCAACCCCGATTTCGCAGTATGTGGGAGAAATACTGTCGTGCAGTTTCTGCCATTGT TTATGTTGTGGATGCCGCAGATAATGATAATCTGAGCATCTCAAAGGGTGAACTTCATGATCTGCTCAGCAAACCAGCATTGAGTGGCATTCCTCTGCTCGTTTTGGGCAACAAAATTGATATTGCTGGTGCCCTCTCTAAGCAAGCTCTGATGGATCAGAT GGATTTGAAGTCTATCACAGATAGAGAAGTGTGTTGCTTTATGATATCGTGCAAGAACTCAACAAACATTGACTCGGTCATCGATTGGCTTGTGAAACATTCCAAGTCAAAAAGTTAA